The DNA segment CAGAGGCACTGATCTTCAACGTCGCGTCTGCTTCGCCCAAGTATCGCAAGCTGACCTGCTTGAGATTTAAGATCATATCCGTCACATCTTCCTTCACGCCTGCGACGGTCGAGAATTCGTGATCCACCCCTTGAATGCGCACAGCGACGATTGCCGCCCCGTTGATGCTCGAAAGTAGCACCCGCCGCAAACTATTCCCAAGGGTAAGCCCGTATCCACGCTCAAGCGGCTTGGCCACAAACTTACCGTATGTCTCGTTCAACACATCAGCTTCAAGGCTTTTCGGACGAATCAGATCTTGCCAGTTACGATGCATACATATCCCCGTTAAGACGCGAGTAGGAAACCCAGTGCTAGCCCGGTCGCCTCAGGTTACTTAGAGTAAAGTTCGACGATCAAGCGCTCTTTCACCGGCAACTGGATGTCATCACGCGTTGGATTTGAAACCACCTTGCCAGTGCCTTTAGCGTGATCGACCTGAAACCACTGCAGCCCTGCTCTACGTCCGTATAGCTCTCCGGACAGCTGGAACTGAGCTTTCTTGCTACTCTTCTCAGCCAGTGAAACCACGTCGCCAATCTTAAGCCGAGCACTCGGTATGTTGCAACGCTTTCCGTTCAGCAGAACGTGATTGTGCCGAACAACCTGACGTCCCTCGTTACGGCTGCGGGCAAAACCCATGCGGTAAACAACGTTATCCAAACGCAACTCAAGGTTACGGAAAAAGATGTCGCTGGTAACGCCGCGTTCAGCTACGGCCTTACTGAAAGTCAGGCGGAACTGCTTCTCCAGAACACCGTAAACTCGCTTCACCTTCTGTTTCTCACGAAGCTGAGAGCCGTACTCAGACACCTTAGCGCGGCGCTGGCCATGCTGACCCGGCGCGTAACCCTTCCGATCGAACGCGCACTTGTCAGTCAAACAACGCTCGCCCTTTAAGAATAACTTGGTACCTTCACGACGGCAAAATCTGCAAACTGGACCTGTATACCTGGCCAAAGCCAATCCTCCACTAACGGACTAATACTTAAACTTAAAGTGTATCAATTAAACCCTACGACGCTTGGGGGGACGGCAACCATTATGCGGAATGGGAGTCACATCCTTCAAAAGCGTTACCTTCATGCCAACTGCAGCGATTGCTCTCACCGCACTCTCTCTACCCGCACCAGGACCGTTGACCAATACAGCCACAGATCTCATACCAGAGTCCATCGCGCGGCGAGCAGCTTCCTCTGCAGCCACCTGTGCGGCGAACGGAGTACTTTTACGCGAACCTTTGAACCCCTTCGCCCCAGCTGTCGACCAGGAGACTACTTCACCATTCACATCCGTAAAGGTTACGATGGTGTTATTAAAAGTAGCTTTGATGTGAGCAACACCGGTTGGCACGTTGCGTTTTACTTTTTTCTTTTTAACCACTGGCTTCATCGGCCAATTTCCTTATCGAAACCAACGCCCGGCAAGGGCGCCGTGTTATTTAGCTGTCGGAGCTTTCTTCTTACCAGCGACGGTCTTACGAGGACCCTTCCTAGTGCGAGCGTTCGTCTTGGACCTTTGACCTCGCACAGGCAACCCACGCCGATGGCGAATACCGCGATAACAGCCCAAGTCTACCAACCGCTTGATGTTCAATGCTATCTCACGACGGAGATCACCTTCCACGGTATAGGCATCGAGAGCCTTACGGATTTCGTTAACTTGATTCGGATCCAGATCACCAGCTTTCATATTTGGGTCAAGACCCGCAGCTTCAACGATCTTCTTGCTTACGTGCCGACCCACGCCATAGATGCTCTGAAGCGCAATATCAATGCGCTTTTGGTTTGGAAGGTCGACCCCTGCAATACGTGCCATTCTCCACACTCCTCAGTCGGTCAGAATCTTAGCCCTGACGTTGCTTGTGCTTTTTGACTTCACAGATGACGCGAACCACACCGGCACGGCGAATCACCTTACACTTGTCACAAATCGCTTTTACACTCGCGCGAACTTTCATTGTTCCCTCTCACTGCCTCTATTTGGTCCGATAGACGATCCGACCACGAGTCAGATCGTACGGAGAAATCTCAAGCTTCACCTTGTCACCGGGTAGAATGCGAATGAAGTGCATCCGCATTTTGCCACTTATATGAGCAAGCACTTCGTGCCCGTTTTCGAGCTGCACTTTAAACATGGCGTTAGGCAACGGCTCTTTCACCGTACCTTCCACTTCGATAACGTCTTCTTTTGCCATGTCTAACTAATCCAATCCGCCAATCATTTTTGATACTTAGGGCACCACGAAGAACTGATCTCATGCGCGGGACTGCAAATTCCGCGGTACACTACATTAACTAAATCTTAAGAGCAAGCGTTGCCTGCTGCCTTTTCTATATACCTCGAATTGCTGCTTGAAGCACCTTGTACACTGACTCTGGCTCACCAGTTCCGACAACCTCGCGAAAGACACCCCTACCTCGATAAAAATCCAAAACCGGTCGCGTGGTCTTTTCGTATATATCCAACCTGACAGCAACACTGGAGGCCTTATCATCAGGACGCTGCCCAAGCTCTCCCCCGCAGCGATCACAGACACCGGCAACCTTACTCGGCTGCTCCTCAACGTGGTAACTGGCCCCACAGCTGGAACATACCCGGCGTCCACTGAGGCGGGATATTAACTCTTCTCGTGGAACATCCAGAAGAATCGCTGAAGTCACCGGATGGAAAGCCTTCAGCGTCTCAAGTGCCTGAGCTTGCGCAATGTTACGAGGATACCCGTCCAATAGAACCGTCTCCGTCGCAGGAATAGCGCCCAATTCCTCCTTCAGGATCCTGAACAAGAGATCGTCAGAAACAAGCTCCCCGCGCTCCATCACTGCTGCAGCGAGTTTACCGATCTCCGTTCCCGCCCTTACATGCTTACGTAGCGCATCACCTGTCGATAACTTGCGGTAGCCTTCTCGATGGGCCAGCAAATCTGCTTGTGTTCCCTTCCCAGCTCCAGGAGCTCCAGTTAGAACAACAATCACTAGCGGGTCCCCCCAGTTCTGGAACGGATGGCAGTGCCCTTTAGGAATGCATCGTAACGCAATGACTGGCGGTGTGCATCGATCTGGCGAAAGGTCTCGAGAGCGACCCCGACGACGATCAGTAGGCTAGTACCACCGAAATAAAACTGCACATTGAATTGACTTGTCAGGATTGCGGGAAGCACACACAGTCCTGCTAGATAAATCCCACCCGTGAGAGTCAAACGGCTAACGACCCTGTCTAGGAACTCTGCGGTTCGTGCACCAGGGCGGATACCGGGGATAAAGCCGCCATGCTTTTTAAGATTCTCAGCGATGTCATCAGCCTTGAACGTGATTGACGTGTAGAAGAACGCGAAAAACACAATCATTAGTACGTAAACTAAATTGTAAAACCATCCGCCCGGATTAAACAGCAATCCAAAAAAACTGCCTACTGCCGACTCGGGCCAAAGACCCTGAATCGTCACAGGAAATTGCAAAAGAGAGCTTGCGAAGATCGGCGGAATGACCCCAGCGCTATTCACGCGCACGGGGAGATGCGAACTCTGTCCACCGTAGACTTTTCGCCCAACTTGCCTTTTCGCATACTGAATTGGGACTTGCCTTGCGCCCTGTTCTATAAATACCACCCCGGCGGTAACAGCTAAACACACACCTAAGATGAGTAGCACCCTTGCGGCGTCCAGCTCTGCAGAAGAATACTGCTTGTAGGTGTTCGTAATGACGCTGGGAATGGTGGCGACAATACCGGCAAAGATGACTAGAGACATACCGTTGCCAACACCACGCTCAGTGATTTGCTCACCGAGCCACATGATGAATGCTGTTCCGGCCGCGAGCGAAATCACTGTAATGGCCTTCCACCCGAAACCTGGATTTAGCACCATGCTACGCCCGCCGAACGCCGAACCCTCCAGGGTATTGGCAATCATAACGCCCTGAACGATTGCTAATACCACCGCTCCGTATCGCGTGTACTGCGTGATCTTCTTCCGACCGGCATCGCCCTCTTTAGAGAGCTGCTCGAGATGTGGCACAACCACGGTAAGGAGCTGAGCGATAATCGAAGCCGAAATGTATGGCATCACACCGAGGGCGCACACGCTGAAACGCTGCAGCGCACCACCGGAAAACATATTGAACATGCCGAATAGGTTGGCGCCTTGCCCCTTGAAGAAATCAGCTAGGGCCGCAGTGTCAACGCCCGGAATCGGGATGTGGACACCAATTCTGTACAAAGCCAGAAAACCCAAGGTAAATAGGATTTTCTTCTGTAAGTGATTGAGCGTTCCCTCTGGCAGCTTCGCAATCCGTTGACCCACGCCAAACCCCCCTGCGCCTTAAGCTCTAGTTAGACAAGTTGTCCCGTTAGCTTAAGGGTTCCACCGGCTTTTTCAACTGCAGCCTGAGCCGAAGCACTTGCGCGATCAACCAAGATGTCAAGCTTTTTGCCCAACTCGCCGCGGCCCAGCAGCTTAACCGGAAGCTGAGACCAACGAAGGAGTCCGGCCTCGTTCAGTGCCTTAGCATCGACTTTTGTACCGGTAGCAAACACGTTGAGAGCCTCGAGGTTCACGATGTTGAACTCAACCCTCTTAGCATTTGTAAACCCACGCTTTGGTAAGCGCATGTAGAGCTTCATCTGGCCACCCTCGAAACCAGGGCGGACGTTACCACTCTTACGAGCTCGCTGGCCTTTGTGGCCTTTACCCGCAGTCTTACCTAACCCTGAACCGATACCACGGCCTAGTCTCTTACGGGTCCGGTGTGAACCGGCAGCGGGACTTAAGTTACCAAGCGAAGCGACTTCGCCATTTTTCGAGGTAGCCATCTATTTTGCCCTCACGCCTTCAGCTCAAAGCTGACTAAATGCTTAACTTTATTAACCATACCGCGGATACAGTTATTATCCTTGTGTGTCACCGACTTGCCCACCCGGCCGAGGCCTAGGGCCTTGACAACCTTCCGGATACTCTCAGGTTCACTGATTAAACTGCGTTTTTGACGTACGACTATCTGTCCCACGAGGACCACTCCTTACGCTTTTTTAGCCTTTGGGTCCCGAGCGGACTTGGCCTTTTTCTTTGTATCAAATTCAGACCGCTTCTGCTGAGCATGACTTGGGTCGACGCCCTTACGAGCCGCGTATTCCTCGATCGTCATCAGTTGTTGCAGGCCATCAATGGTTGCACGAACAACACTGCCGGCATTCTTCGTGCCATGCACCTTACAGACGATATCCCGGATACCCGCTAGCTCTGTAATAACCCGAACGGCTCCACCTGCGATAATACCCTTACCCTTTTGAGCGGGATGCATAAGGACGATACATGAGCCGTAACGCCCCTCTACTTCATAAGGGATGGTCCCGTCAAAAGTCGGGATACGAACCATATTCTTCTTAGCCTGATCCGATGCCTTGCGAATCGCGTCCGGCACTTCACCAGCTTTGCCAAGACCGTAGCCCACGCGATCCTTGCCGTCGCCAACTACCACAAGTGCGCTGAAGCTAAAACGACGTCCACCTTTTACTACTTTCGCAACGCGAGCAATATGGACCACGCGATCTTGTAACGCATCGGCTTCTGCTTTTTGTTCCCTTGCCACCTTTTACCCTCACTATTAAAGTGAAATTCCTGAACCAAATTAGAACTGCAGGCCACCATCGCGCGCGCCATCGGCCAGAGCCTTGACCCTACCGTGATACGCGAAGCCGTTCTTATCGAACACAACAGCGCCGATATTTTTTGCCTTGCAGCGCTCTGCCAGGGTTTTGCCTAGTTCCTGACACACCTCGACATTAGCCCTTCGATGGTTGCCCCTCTCGAAGGAACTTACGCTCGCCAGAGTGACCCCATTTAAATCATCGATGACCTGAGCGTACACATGCATATCGGACCTAAACACCGACAATCTGGGGCGCTCGGAAGTTCCACCGCCGATTTTCTTGCGAATCCTCTTCTTACGCCGCTCGCGGAGCACTGACTTTTGGGCTGTCTTGGACATGACTATATCTCGTTATGAAAGGTATCAGTTTATTTTTTACCGGCAGCCTTGCCGACCTTGGTTGCAATATGCTCGTCTTCGTAGCGAACACCCTTACCGTGATAAGGCTCCGGTGGGCGAAACCCTCTGATCTTAGCAGCGACCTGACCAACCATTTCCTTGTCGGCACCGCTAACCACGATCGTCGTTTGTGCGTCAACCTTTAGCTCGATGCCTGCAGGTGGATCAAACACTACAGGATGGCTGTACCCTAGGCTCAGCGACAGGCCTTTTCCTTGGCTAGCCGCGCGATAACCAACGCCAACCAGTTTTAGGCGCCTGCTGAAACCTTCAGTTACACCTACGACCATGTTATTGACCAGGGTGCGTGTCAAACCGTGGAATCTAGCTGCGTCCTCGGCCTCGGGACGCGGGACAAAAGTCAGGCTCTGCCCGTCAACCTTGACATCAATATCACCGTGCAGTGCCCTGCTCAGGGTGCCTTTGGGACCCTTAACGCTGATGGTCCGCCCGCTTAGCTTAACTTCAACGCCTTTTGGTAGGCTGATTGGCTTCTTTCCAATGCGTGACATATCTCTTCCCGCCGTCTGTGTTGCTTAGTAAACCGAACAAATGTATTCGCCACCGACACGCTCGGTGCGCGCCTGACGATCGGTCAGGAGGCCCCTCGATGTCGATACTATGCCGAATCCGAACCCGTTCTTCACGAAGGGTATGCCGTCGGCAGCAACGTAGTACCTACGCCCTGGACGACTCTTACGCTCAAGACCGGTAATTACACCCTTGCCGTCGTCCGAGTACTTTAGCGCAATCTTAAGTACACCCTGCTGGCCGTCGCGTACGCACTTGTAGGCGCGAACATACCCTTCCTCTTTTAGAAGATGAGTGATGCCAATTTTGATCTTGGAAGCAGGCACGGTTACTACCTCGAGCCCAGCACGCTGTGCATTGCGAATGCGGGTTAGAAGGTCTGCGATTGGATCGGTGATGTTCATCGAACGGAAACTCCGAATTACTATGATCTTGGTGGTTATCGTTACCAGGAGGCCTTCGTCACGCCTGGCAGATGCCCTTTCAGGGCAAACAGCCGGAAACAAATCCGGCATATACCGAACTTGCGATAGACAGCCTTTGGACGACCACAATTGTTACAGCGTGTATACGCACGAGTCGAAAACTTCAAGCCGCCTTTGACATCGCGCCACTTGAGCTTCTTCTCCTTCATTTCTTTGCGCAACGCTTCCTTCCGCGCGAGCACTTTGCGGTTTACCTTGTTGCACTTCTCAATGGAGGCTAGCCTCGCCATTCACGACACTCCTGTCAAAACCCGCTCAGGCTTTCCTGAAGGGAAAATTGAATTTATCAAGCAAAGCCTTCGCCTCGACGTCGTTCTTTGCGTTGGTGACTATGGTAATTCCCAGGCCGCGAATACGATCCACCTTGTCGTAGTCGATTTCGGGGAATATGATCTGCTCTTTAATACCGACGTTGTAGTTACCCCGGCCATCGAACGCCTTTGCCGAGAAACCGCGGAAGTCGCGAATACGCGGAACGGCAATATTGATGAAGCGATCCAAGAACTCGTACATCCGGTCACCGCGGAGAGTGACAGCTGCGCCGATAGGCATACCCTGACGCAGTTTAAAAGTTGCGATGCTCTTCTTCGCCTTCGTCATCACAGGCTTCTGACCGGTTATCGCGGTCAAATCAGCCACTGCACCCTCTAGGGTCTTGATGTTCTGAGTCGCATCGCCTTGACCGATGTTTACAACGATCTTTTTGAGAACAGGTACGCGCATCGGGTTTTTGAGCCCGAGCTCCTGCTTCAAGCCGGATACTTGCTCTTTATACTTGGTTTTTAATGTGGGCTCGTACTTCACCTTGTACCTCTCGTACACTGTCTTATCAGAGTCGGATGCTTATTGATTAGAGAACTTCAGGGGCTAGGGAGGCGATTCTGCCATAGCCCTTAACACGGACTTCCCGCGCTACCGGCCCGAAAATCCGCGTCCCAACGGGCTCATTTTCTTTGCCTTTGATAAGGACGCAGGCGTTCTCATCAAACCGAATCGTTGACCCGTCATCCCGTTGGATTTCTTTACTCGTGCGGACCACTACAGCCTTGTGCACGGTGCCTTTTTTTACCTTGCTATTGGGCAGCGCTTCTTTGATCGAAACAACGATTATGTCTCCGACCGAAGCGTAACGCTTCTTGCTTCCACCAATGACTTTGAAGCACTTAACGCGCCTCGCGCCAGAATTGTCCGCACTCTGCAGTACTGTTTCCATCTGAATCATGACTGTCTAATCCCCATAGCCGTTGGCTACCCAAAGGCCGATTATTCTTCACCTTTTTTAACGATTTGCAGGAGCGCAAACTTTTTCCGAGCGCTCAGAGGACGCGTCTGGGTGATCAGCACCACATCACCAGCACGAGACTCGTTCTTCTCATCGTGGAACATCAACTTAGTCCTACGACGGATAAACTTTCCGTAGCTGACGTGCTTGACCAGGTGCTCAAGAGTACCAACCCTGGACTTGTCCATCTTGTCGCTGGTGACAACGACGCGAACCGGTCTACTTTTCTTTTCTCTGTGATCTTTTTCGCTCACGTTCGCCTACCTGTTACTTCTTAGTTGCGACGGATTTTTTGGACTTGCTTGCTGGACGCACGCCAACAACTGAGCCGCCGAGTTTGCTTGCATGTTGAAGAGTCAACACTCTCGCCAGATTCTTCCGCAATGCCCGAACCTTACCGGTGTGCTTCCCTGGCCCTGAGTATATGTCCATACGAATATCATGTAGCTGACTACGGATATCCTTTTCGGCTTCGCGCAGTTTGGCTGCATCGAACCCTTTTAGCTCTTCTTTTTTTAACTTATGCAATTCCATGAATCACCTAACCTCGAGTTTCGACCTAATCCCGACTTACGCCCAGGGATCGAGCCCACGGATAATCAATTTCGTCCTTAAAGGCAACTTAGAAGCTGCAAGTGACAGAGCCTGTGTCGCAGTTTCTTTGTCTACACCCTTCATCTCGTAGATAATACGGCCAGCGCGAATGCGAGCTTCGTACCGCTCGACACTACCCTTACCGCCACCCATCCGTACCTCAGCCGGCTTCTTGGATACCGGGAAGTGAGGGAATACCTTGATCCAAACTTGGCCGCCGCGTTTGATGTGGCGGGTCATCGCAATACGAGCCGCCTCAATCTGACGAGCAGTAATCCGGCCATTTTCAGTAGCCATGATACCAAAGTCACCAAAGGCAAGATCCGCACCCTTTTGGGCGTGACCCTTAATACGGCCCTTCTGGGACTTCCGGTATTTCATTTTCTTAGGCGCGAGCATCTCTACTTATCTCCTTAGATCATTGAACCGTATCGAAGACCTCGCCACGGAACACCCATACCTTGACACCGATCAAACCGTAGGTAGTTAACGCCTCAGCAGTTGAGTAATCGATATCCGCTCGTAAGGTGTGCAGTGGCACCCGACCTTCCATGTAACGTTCAGTACGCGACATGTCAGCGCCGCCCAATCGACCCGAACACTGAATCTTGATACCCTTGGCACCGGCCTTGGTGGCCGCCGAAATCGTCTTCTTCATGGCCCGCCGGAATGATACACGGCGCTCTAACTGCTGCCTGACGCTGTCTGCTAACAGACGCGCTTCGAGGTCTGGTTTCTTGATCTCGAATACGTTGAGAACAGGTTCCCCTGACGAAATCTTGCAAATTTTCGTCAATTCAGCTTTCAACGACTCAGCCCCAGCGCCTTTCTTCCCAATAATGATACCGGGTCGGCTCGAGTGAATATTAATCGTCAGATTCTTCGCAGCTCGTTCGATCTCGATACGGGCTATGCCTGCCGAATCGAATTTCTTATTGATGAATTTGCGGATCCGGACATCTTCCATCAGGTTAGATGGGTAATCACGTTTTGCCGCATACCAGCGAGAAGACCAGGTCCGAGTAGTACCTAGACGAAAACCGATTGGATTTACTTTCTGTCCCAAAGCCTCACCTTTCCGTTACGTGAGTCATTCTAGTCCGATTAAACTTCTGCCAACTTAATGGTGACATGCGATGTACGCTTCTGAATCCCCGTTGCCCGACCCTGCGCTCGAGGCAACCAACGCTTCATCGACTCACCACCGTTGACGAAGCCTTCCGAGACGACAAGCCTATCCACATCAACCGTTGACTTATTGGTGGCGTTCGCTACGGCGGACTGAATCATCTTGTAGACCACAGGCGCAGCGCGCTTGTTCGTCACTTTCAGAAGATCCAATGCATACTGAACCGGCTTCCCCTTGACGAGGTTGACGACCAGCCGCACTTTTCTCGGCGCGATTCTCAGATTCCGCAGTACTACTTTAGAAGCCTCTGCCATGGCCCGTATTCCCTTCTTAAACTTATGCCGCAGGAGAGCCGCCGGCCTTTTTGACCTTACGGTCGCCGGAGTGGCCCATGAATGTGCGAGTCGGCGCGAACTCACCGAGTTTGTGACCGACCATGTTCTCTGTAACGTAGACGGGGACGAACTTCTTGCCATTATGCACAGCAAAGGTCAAGCCGACAAAATCCGGAAGGATCGTCGAACGACGCGACCACGTCTTGATTGGTTTCTTGTCCTGCCGAGCCTGATCAGCCTTTTTGAGCAGATACTGGTCGAAATAAGGACCTTTTTTAATTGAACGAGCCAAGGATAACCTCCAGCAAATCCGCTATCTTCAGCCGCCAGTTTTCTTCTGACGACGACGAATGATGTCTTTATCGGTACGTTTATTTTTCCGTGTTTTATAACCCTTAGTTGGCACTGCCCAGGGGGACACTGGATGGCGTCCACCGGAGGTCTTGCCTTCACCACCACCATGGGGGTGATCAATTGGGTTCATCGCCACACCGCGAATGGTTGGCCGAATACCCATATGCCGTGCCCTACCAGCTTTACCTATGCTCACATTCGCGTGGTCTAGGTTACTGACTGCACCCACCGTTGCCATACAAGTCTCTTGTACCCGTCGCATCTCACCGCTTGGCATCTTCAGCTGCGCCCAACCATCCACACGACCGACTAACTGGCAGCTCGCGCCAGCTGAGCGCACCATCTGTGCACCGCGACCAGGCTTCAGTTCGACATTGTGAATGTCGGTACCGAAGGGAATAGATTTTAGCGGCATCGCGTTGCCAACCTTGACGTCAGCCTTGTCCGAGGCGACGATCTCCATGCCTTTTTTTAGCTTATCAGGAGCAAGAATGTAGCGACGCTCTCCGTCCTTATAGAGAACACGCGCAATGAAAGCTGTCCTATTGGGATCGTACTCAACCGTCTCAACAACGCCGACCACATCCAGTTTGTTACGCTTCCAATCGATAACCCGGTATTTTACGCGCTCGCCACCGCCTTGGTGCCGCGTCGTGATACGACCGTGGTTGTTACGACCTGCGTGCTTCTTTTTCGACTCAACCAGTGACGACAACGGCTTAACTTTGTCCAGGTCACTGTAATCAACGACCGACATACCGCGGCGGCCAGGAGATGTTGGATTATATTGTTTAATTGCCATTTGACGATCAACCTCTTTAAAAATCAAGCCTTGGAGGTGCTTACAGCGCCTCAAATACCCCAATCTTGGCCCCAGGAGCTAAGGTAACGACAGCCTTCTTAGTGTTGTTACGCTTAGTAACTTGATTCCCGCGCTTTTTAACCTTACCGCGGTTGACCAGGGTCTGCACCGCCGTCACCTTCACGTTGAACAGACTTTCAACGGCCTTGCGCACATCTTGTTTGGTGGCCTTGGGGGCAACTTTGAATGAGTATTTATTGTTTTTTTCGCGTTCTTTGTCGCTCTTTTCAGAGAGCAAAGGCTTTACGAGTACATCATACGGATTCACGTTTCTTCTCCTCGAACCGTTGCTGCAGGGTAGTAAGAGCTG comes from the Deltaproteobacteria bacterium genome and includes:
- the rpsD gene encoding 30S ribosomal protein S4 — encoded protein: MARYTGPVCRFCRREGTKLFLKGERCLTDKCAFDRKGYAPGQHGQRRAKVSEYGSQLREKQKVKRVYGVLEKQFRLTFSKAVAERGVTSDIFFRNLELRLDNVVYRMGFARSRNEGRQVVRHNHVLLNGKRCNIPSARLKIGDVVSLAEKSSKKAQFQLSGELYGRRAGLQWFQVDHAKGTGKVVSNPTRDDIQLPVKERLIVELYSK
- the rpsK gene encoding 30S ribosomal protein S11; this encodes MKPVVKKKKVKRNVPTGVAHIKATFNNTIVTFTDVNGEVVSWSTAGAKGFKGSRKSTPFAAQVAAEEAARRAMDSGMRSVAVLVNGPGAGRESAVRAIAAVGMKVTLLKDVTPIPHNGCRPPKRRRV
- the rpsM gene encoding 30S ribosomal protein S13, whose product is MARIAGVDLPNQKRIDIALQSIYGVGRHVSKKIVEAAGLDPNMKAGDLDPNQVNEIRKALDAYTVEGDLRREIALNIKRLVDLGCYRGIRHRRGLPVRGQRSKTNARTRKGPRKTVAGKKKAPTAK
- the rpmJ gene encoding 50S ribosomal protein L36; protein product: MKVRASVKAICDKCKVIRRAGVVRVICEVKKHKQRQG
- the infA gene encoding translation initiation factor IF-1, which encodes MAKEDVIEVEGTVKEPLPNAMFKVQLENGHEVLAHISGKMRMHFIRILPGDKVKLEISPYDLTRGRIVYRTK
- a CDS encoding adenylate kinase, which translates into the protein MALRCIPKGHCHPFQNWGDPLVIVVLTGAPGAGKGTQADLLAHREGYRKLSTGDALRKHVRAGTEIGKLAAAVMERGELVSDDLLFRILKEELGAIPATETVLLDGYPRNIAQAQALETLKAFHPVTSAILLDVPREELISRLSGRRVCSSCGASYHVEEQPSKVAGVCDRCGGELGQRPDDKASSVAVRLDIYEKTTRPVLDFYRGRGVFREVVGTGEPESVYKVLQAAIRGI
- the secY gene encoding preprotein translocase subunit SecY codes for the protein MAKLPEGTLNHLQKKILFTLGFLALYRIGVHIPIPGVDTAALADFFKGQGANLFGMFNMFSGGALQRFSVCALGVMPYISASIIAQLLTVVVPHLEQLSKEGDAGRKKITQYTRYGAVVLAIVQGVMIANTLEGSAFGGRSMVLNPGFGWKAITVISLAAGTAFIMWLGEQITERGVGNGMSLVIFAGIVATIPSVITNTYKQYSSAELDAARVLLILGVCLAVTAGVVFIEQGARQVPIQYAKRQVGRKVYGGQSSHLPVRVNSAGVIPPIFASSLLQFPVTIQGLWPESAVGSFFGLLFNPGGWFYNLVYVLMIVFFAFFYTSITFKADDIAENLKKHGGFIPGIRPGARTAEFLDRVVSRLTLTGGIYLAGLCVLPAILTSQFNVQFYFGGTSLLIVVGVALETFRQIDAHRQSLRYDAFLKGTAIRSRTGGTR
- a CDS encoding 50S ribosomal protein L15; amino-acid sequence: MATSKNGEVASLGNLSPAAGSHRTRKRLGRGIGSGLGKTAGKGHKGQRARKSGNVRPGFEGGQMKLYMRLPKRGFTNAKRVEFNIVNLEALNVFATGTKVDAKALNEAGLLRWSQLPVKLLGRGELGKKLDILVDRASASAQAAVEKAGGTLKLTGQLV
- the rpmD gene encoding 50S ribosomal protein L30, encoding MGQIVVRQKRSLISEPESIRKVVKALGLGRVGKSVTHKDNNCIRGMVNKVKHLVSFELKA
- a CDS encoding 30S ribosomal protein S5, whose amino-acid sequence is MAREQKAEADALQDRVVHIARVAKVVKGGRRFSFSALVVVGDGKDRVGYGLGKAGEVPDAIRKASDQAKKNMVRIPTFDGTIPYEVEGRYGSCIVLMHPAQKGKGIIAGGAVRVITELAGIRDIVCKVHGTKNAGSVVRATIDGLQQLMTIEEYAARKGVDPSHAQQKRSEFDTKKKAKSARDPKAKKA
- a CDS encoding 50S ribosomal protein L18, which encodes MSKTAQKSVLRERRKKRIRKKIGGGTSERPRLSVFRSDMHVYAQVIDDLNGVTLASVSSFERGNHRRANVEVCQELGKTLAERCKAKNIGAVVFDKNGFAYHGRVKALADGARDGGLQF
- a CDS encoding 50S ribosomal protein L6, which produces MSRIGKKPISLPKGVEVKLSGRTISVKGPKGTLSRALHGDIDVKVDGQSLTFVPRPEAEDAARFHGLTRTLVNNMVVGVTEGFSRRLKLVGVGYRAASQGKGLSLSLGYSHPVVFDPPAGIELKVDAQTTIVVSGADKEMVGQVAAKIRGFRPPEPYHGKGVRYEDEHIATKVGKAAGKK
- the rpsH gene encoding 30S ribosomal protein S8; the encoded protein is MNITDPIADLLTRIRNAQRAGLEVVTVPASKIKIGITHLLKEEGYVRAYKCVRDGQQGVLKIALKYSDDGKGVITGLERKSRPGRRYYVAADGIPFVKNGFGFGIVSTSRGLLTDRQARTERVGGEYICSVY
- a CDS encoding type Z 30S ribosomal protein S14, with translation MKEKKLKWRDVKGGLKFSTRAYTRCNNCGRPKAVYRKFGICRICFRLFALKGHLPGVTKASW
- the rplE gene encoding 50S ribosomal protein L5, translated to MKYEPTLKTKYKEQVSGLKQELGLKNPMRVPVLKKIVVNIGQGDATQNIKTLEGAVADLTAITGQKPVMTKAKKSIATFKLRQGMPIGAAVTLRGDRMYEFLDRFINIAVPRIRDFRGFSAKAFDGRGNYNVGIKEQIIFPEIDYDKVDRIRGLGITIVTNAKNDVEAKALLDKFNFPFRKA
- the rplN gene encoding 50S ribosomal protein L14, which produces MIQMETVLQSADNSGARRVKCFKVIGGSKKRYASVGDIIVVSIKEALPNSKVKKGTVHKAVVVRTSKEIQRDDGSTIRFDENACVLIKGKENEPVGTRIFGPVAREVRVKGYGRIASLAPEVL
- the rpsQ gene encoding 30S ribosomal protein S17, with the translated sequence MSEKDHREKKSRPVRVVVTSDKMDKSRVGTLEHLVKHVSYGKFIRRRTKLMFHDEKNESRAGDVVLITQTRPLSARKKFALLQIVKKGEE
- the rpmC gene encoding 50S ribosomal protein L29; this translates as MELHKLKKEELKGFDAAKLREAEKDIRSQLHDIRMDIYSGPGKHTGKVRALRKNLARVLTLQHASKLGGSVVGVRPASKSKKSVATKK
- the rplP gene encoding 50S ribosomal protein L16; translation: MLAPKKMKYRKSQKGRIKGHAQKGADLAFGDFGIMATENGRITARQIEAARIAMTRHIKRGGQVWIKVFPHFPVSKKPAEVRMGGGKGSVERYEARIRAGRIIYEMKGVDKETATQALSLAASKLPLRTKLIIRGLDPWA